The proteins below are encoded in one region of Lytechinus pictus isolate F3 Inbred chromosome 11, Lp3.0, whole genome shotgun sequence:
- the LOC129270727 gene encoding uncharacterized protein LOC129270727 isoform X2, producing MEESDGISREQDSTGDNQVSLNKEGNTIKLNFIKEEAETDSWSFSSPKHGSDGLIDPLLEDGNNDAEHSDTDMDGWINERMGGDTERASQSSDASSQQQPNQAHHEYERRNRQLLKCSRCASTFSRESSLVEHMKVHDPVYPSHPPLRTRHARVHTPGKRYPQGQRTRGRQGPKTTFPWTDGQEEELVEWWKQNECLYNSNSRGYLDKSLRERLYQAKAREIGDGCTAEDVQTHLRSLRTKMNHILKDGQGLGPSIEGWSPRTPRCKWVWDRLDFLIPFIIHRNIKTICKLPKGSSGEDSPSGGSDVSMGVEIIPGTSSAVELGPGPGPGLRDFFPTRSRGKTKSARPDIASKKAKIYAVAQEQELHAKPRPVEMDHVLKSHLPLTTIHHQPQPTMDVQEAPTTSIPTTTTTSHHQPVVSTDEEEVKAFLGHLKCTLLRIPADLRMDMQAEILALVYARHKEHRQSCK from the exons ATGGAAGAGTCAG ATGGAATAAGCAGAGAGCAAGATTCAACAGGGGACAATCAAGTTAGCTTAAACAAGGAAGGGAACACGATTAAACTCAATTTCATCAAAGAAGAAGCCGAGACAGACAGTTGGAGTTTTTCATCTCCAAAACACGGCAGTGACGGTTTGATAGATCCGTTATTAGAAGACGGAAACAATGACGCAGAACACTCAGACACTGATATGGATGGCTGGATTAATGAAAGAATGGGAGGTGACACGGAAAGAG CGAGCCAATCTTCAGACGCCAGCTCCCAGCAGCAACCAAATCAAGCGCATCATGAATACGAGCGCAGAAACCGACAGCTCTTGAAGTGCTCCCGTTGCGCCAGTACTTTCTCCAGAGAGTCCAGTCTCGTGGAACACATGAAAGTCCATGATCCGGTCTATCCCTCACACCCCCCGCTGCGTACTAGACATGCGAGGGTGCACACTCCAGGAAAGAGATATCCTCAAGGCCAGAGAACAAGAGGTAGACAGGGGCCAAAGACTACCTTTCCTTGGACGGATGGGCAGGAGGAAGAACTGGTCGAATGGTGGAAGCAGAATGAGTGCCTCTATAACAGCAACAGTCGGGGTTATCTTGACAAGTCACTGAGAGAGAGGTTGTACCAGGCCAAAGCAAGGGAAATAGGAGATGGTTGTACCG cTGAAGACGTGCAGACACACCTTCGAAGTTTAAGAACCAAGATGAATCATATACTCAAGGATGGCCAGGGGCTTGGGCCTAGCATAGAGGGGTGGTCACCGAGGACGCCGCGGTGTAAGTGGGTCTGGGATAGACTGGACTTCCTCATACCCTTCATCATACATCGCAATATCAAGACCATTTGCAAG TTACCAAAGGGAAGCTCCGGTGAGGACTCTCCGTCTGGGGGCTCCGACGTGAGCATGGGGGTCGAGATTATACCAGGGACTAGCAGCGCTGTGGAGTTAGGTCCAGGACCAGGACCTGGTCTAAGAGACTTCTTCCCAACCCGGTCTCGTGGGAAGACCAAGAGCGCGAGGCCGGACATTGCTTCAAAGAAGGCCAAGATATATGCTGTGGCTCAGGAGCAAGAACTGCATGCTAAG CCAAGACCGGTTGAAATGGATCACGTTCTAAAATCCCATCTCCCACTTACCACCATCCACCATCAGCCTCAGCCTACCATGGATGTCCAAGAAGCTCCAACGACTAGCATTCCAACGACCACCACCACCTCGCATCATCAGCCTGTCGTCTCTACCGATGAGGAGGAAGTGAAAGCATTCCTTGGACACCTGAAGTGCACCCTGTTGAGGATTCCGGCCGACTTGAGGATGGACATGCAGGCCGAGATACTGGCCTTGGTGTACGCCCGCCACAAGGAACATCGGCAGTCTTGCAAGTAG
- the LOC129270727 gene encoding uncharacterized protein LOC129270727 isoform X1, which produces MEESDGISREQDSTGDNQVSLNKEGNTIKLNFIKEEAETDSWSFSSPKHGSDGLIDPLLEDGNNDAEHSDTDMDGWINERMGGDTERASQSSDASSQQQPNQAHHEYERRNRQLLKCSRCASTFSRESSLVEHMKVHDPVYPSHPPLRTRHARVHTPGKRYPQGQRTRGRQGPKTTFPWTDGQEEELVEWWKQNECLYNSNSRGYLDKSLRERLYQAKAREIGDGCTAEDVQTHLRSLRTKMNHILKDGQGLGPSIEGWSPRTPRCKWVWDRLDFLIPFIIHRNIKTICKLSLQLPKGSSGEDSPSGGSDVSMGVEIIPGTSSAVELGPGPGPGLRDFFPTRSRGKTKSARPDIASKKAKIYAVAQEQELHAKPRPVEMDHVLKSHLPLTTIHHQPQPTMDVQEAPTTSIPTTTTTSHHQPVVSTDEEEVKAFLGHLKCTLLRIPADLRMDMQAEILALVYARHKEHRQSCK; this is translated from the exons ATGGAAGAGTCAG ATGGAATAAGCAGAGAGCAAGATTCAACAGGGGACAATCAAGTTAGCTTAAACAAGGAAGGGAACACGATTAAACTCAATTTCATCAAAGAAGAAGCCGAGACAGACAGTTGGAGTTTTTCATCTCCAAAACACGGCAGTGACGGTTTGATAGATCCGTTATTAGAAGACGGAAACAATGACGCAGAACACTCAGACACTGATATGGATGGCTGGATTAATGAAAGAATGGGAGGTGACACGGAAAGAG CGAGCCAATCTTCAGACGCCAGCTCCCAGCAGCAACCAAATCAAGCGCATCATGAATACGAGCGCAGAAACCGACAGCTCTTGAAGTGCTCCCGTTGCGCCAGTACTTTCTCCAGAGAGTCCAGTCTCGTGGAACACATGAAAGTCCATGATCCGGTCTATCCCTCACACCCCCCGCTGCGTACTAGACATGCGAGGGTGCACACTCCAGGAAAGAGATATCCTCAAGGCCAGAGAACAAGAGGTAGACAGGGGCCAAAGACTACCTTTCCTTGGACGGATGGGCAGGAGGAAGAACTGGTCGAATGGTGGAAGCAGAATGAGTGCCTCTATAACAGCAACAGTCGGGGTTATCTTGACAAGTCACTGAGAGAGAGGTTGTACCAGGCCAAAGCAAGGGAAATAGGAGATGGTTGTACCG cTGAAGACGTGCAGACACACCTTCGAAGTTTAAGAACCAAGATGAATCATATACTCAAGGATGGCCAGGGGCTTGGGCCTAGCATAGAGGGGTGGTCACCGAGGACGCCGCGGTGTAAGTGGGTCTGGGATAGACTGGACTTCCTCATACCCTTCATCATACATCGCAATATCAAGACCATTTGCAAG TTATCTCTTCAGTTACCAAAGGGAAGCTCCGGTGAGGACTCTCCGTCTGGGGGCTCCGACGTGAGCATGGGGGTCGAGATTATACCAGGGACTAGCAGCGCTGTGGAGTTAGGTCCAGGACCAGGACCTGGTCTAAGAGACTTCTTCCCAACCCGGTCTCGTGGGAAGACCAAGAGCGCGAGGCCGGACATTGCTTCAAAGAAGGCCAAGATATATGCTGTGGCTCAGGAGCAAGAACTGCATGCTAAG CCAAGACCGGTTGAAATGGATCACGTTCTAAAATCCCATCTCCCACTTACCACCATCCACCATCAGCCTCAGCCTACCATGGATGTCCAAGAAGCTCCAACGACTAGCATTCCAACGACCACCACCACCTCGCATCATCAGCCTGTCGTCTCTACCGATGAGGAGGAAGTGAAAGCATTCCTTGGACACCTGAAGTGCACCCTGTTGAGGATTCCGGCCGACTTGAGGATGGACATGCAGGCCGAGATACTGGCCTTGGTGTACGCCCGCCACAAGGAACATCGGCAGTCTTGCAAGTAG